A stretch of the Papaver somniferum cultivar HN1 chromosome 6, ASM357369v1, whole genome shotgun sequence genome encodes the following:
- the LOC113291415 gene encoding extensin-2-like: MYIYPKPTYVIPKVYPSPAYVVLKVYPSPAYVAPKYAAHKVYPSPVYVAPKAYPSPAYHAPKYVAPTVYQSPVYVSPKYVSPKIYPSPAYVVPKVYPSPAYVAPKVYPSPAYVAPKYVYASPPPPAYVAPKVYTSPAYVAPKVYPSPFYVAPKVYPSPAYIAPKYVYASPPPPAYIAPKICPSPAYVAPKVYPSPAYVAPKYVYSSPPPPAYVAPKYVYPSPPPPAYIAPKVYPSPAYVTPKIYPSPAYVTPKYVYASPPPPTYVSSKYVTPRVYPSPAYVIPKVYPSPAYVAPKYVSPKVYPSPAYVAPKYMYSSPPPPPAYVAPKYVSPKVYPSPAYVAPKIYPSPAYVVPKVYPSPAYLVSKVYSSPAYVAPKVYHHQSTSFPKSTHHQPTSFSKSTHHLHTSLRNTYIHHHHHRFTSLPNMPIHLLHHQQPTTKNLSDH, translated from the coding sequence ATGTATATCTATCCTAAACCAACTTACGTCATCCCAAAGGTCTATCCATCACCAGCTTACGTCGTTCTCAAAGTTTATCCATCGCCAGCTTACGTGGCTCCCAAATATGCTGCTCATAAAGTCTACCCATCACCGGTTTATGTTGCTCCCAAAGCCTACCCATCACCAGCTTATCATGCTCCTAAATATGTCGCTCCCACAGTTTATCAATCACCAGTTTACGTCTCTCCTAAATATGTCTCTCCCAAAATTTACCCATCACCAGCTTACGTCGTTCCCAAAGTGTACCCATCACCAGCTTATGTTGCTCCCAAAGTGTACCCATCTCCAGCTTACGTAGCTCCTAAATATGTATacgcatcaccaccaccaccagcttacgTCGCTCCCAAAGTTTACACATCACCAGCTTACGTCGCTCCCAAAGTGTACCCATCACCATTTTACGTTGCTCCCAAAGTGTACCCATCTCCAGCTTACATAGCTCCTAAATATGTGTACgcgtcaccaccaccaccagcttacaTCGCTCCCAAAATATGTCCATCACCAGCTTATGTCGCTCCCAAAGTATACCCATCTCCAGCTTACGTAGCTCCCAAATATGTgtactcatcaccaccaccaccagcatatGTAGCTCCTAAATATGTGTACCCATCACCACCGCCACCGGCTTACATCGCTCCTAAGGTCTATCCATCACCAGCTTACGTCACTCCCAAAATATACCCATCACCGGCTTATGTAACCCCCAAATATGTGTAcgcctcaccaccaccaccaacttatGTTTCCTCTAAATACGTCACTCCCAGAGTCTATCCATCACCAGCGTACGTTATTCCAAAAGTCTACCCATCACCAGCTTATGTCGCCCCCAAATATGTCTCTCCCAAAGTCTACCCATCACCAGCTTATGTAGCCCCTAAATACATgtactcatcaccaccaccaccaccagcttatGTTGCTCCCAAGTACGTCTCTCCCAAAGTCTACCCATCCCCAGCTTATGTCGCTCCTAAAATATACCCATCCCCAGCTTACGTTGTTCCCAAAGTATACCCATCACCAGCTTATCTCGTTTCCAAAGTCTACTCATCACCTGCTTACGTCGCTCCCAAAGTCTACCATCACCAGTCTACGTCGTTCCCAAAGTCTACCCATCACCAGCCTACGTCGTTCTCAAAGTCTACCCATCACCTGCATACGTCGCTCCGAAATACGTatatccatcaccaccaccaccggttTACGTCGCTCCCAAATATGCCTATCCATCTCCTCCACCACCAGCAACCTACTACTAAAAACCTCTCCGACCACTAA